One Desulfosoma sp. genomic window carries:
- the qrcC gene encoding menaquinone reductase iron-sulfur cluster-binding subunit QrcC, which produces MSGSAHSEHAESKVRYGMVIDLDKCTGCGACSVACQQENNVSFRPDESDKLRTLSWMTLYRLENGADYPDYRAAMLPRPCMHCDSPHHSPCTFVCPVNATIRDEHTGIVDHVAVRCIGCRYCMVACPYHARSFNWWDPTWPKSMEAMLTPEVSPRMRGVVEKCTFCHHRLNLARDRARLNGEDPDTVLYTPACVEACPARAITFGNLKDPNSEVAKLAKDSRAFRILEKLHTEPKVYYLSSAQWIRRQSDNGL; this is translated from the coding sequence ATGAGTGGAAGCGCACATTCGGAGCATGCGGAAAGCAAGGTCCGTTACGGCATGGTCATCGATTTGGACAAGTGCACGGGTTGTGGCGCCTGTTCGGTGGCATGCCAGCAGGAAAACAATGTTTCTTTTCGGCCCGATGAAAGCGACAAGCTGCGCACCTTGTCCTGGATGACCTTGTATCGGTTGGAAAACGGGGCGGATTACCCCGACTATCGCGCGGCCATGCTGCCTCGGCCCTGTATGCACTGTGACTCACCCCACCATTCTCCGTGCACCTTTGTGTGCCCGGTGAACGCCACCATTCGTGATGAACACACGGGCATTGTGGACCATGTGGCCGTGCGCTGTATCGGCTGTCGTTATTGCATGGTGGCCTGCCCTTACCATGCCCGTTCTTTTAATTGGTGGGATCCTACATGGCCCAAATCCATGGAAGCCATGCTCACACCTGAAGTGAGCCCGCGCATGCGCGGTGTGGTGGAAAAGTGTACCTTCTGCCACCACCGCCTCAATCTGGCTCGAGACCGAGCTCGACTCAACGGAGAAGACCCCGACACGGTCCTCTACACACCGGCATGTGTGGAGGCGTGCCCCGCTCGTGCCATCACCTTTGGCAATCTCAAGGATCCCAACAGTGAGGTGGCCAAACTGGCTAAGGATTCTCGAGCCTTTCGTATTTTGGAAAAACTCCACACGGAACCCAAGGTTTATTACCTGAGTTCCGCGCAGTGGATACGGCGTCAGTCGGACAATGGTCTGTGA
- the qrcD gene encoding menaquinone reductase integral membrane subunit QrcD, which translates to MDKALIPEGVKRCPLPVFGLWMLFLSAVIAWGIYAGYTVLFKGLNVTGLNNYFGFGLYITVDLGIIALGAGAFFSGFMYYGLSRFFPRLKELHKIINLAVIVGFCCYTGALLVLLLEIGQPLRGWFGYWHANVHSMLTEVIFCISCYAIVLVIEFVPIILENRKLDAIKPLHIFGHNLHEIMAVFAMTGTFLSFFHQGSLGGVPGVMFGRPFAYRTGFFIWPWTFFLFTLSAMACGPAFTAIICRIIEKVSRKTLVDRSVYELIAKITGSLLLIYLIFKSLDTLYWALDTAPGFGLKLSDFYRAPYGMWLLFAELGVCGVLPIILLLTPQTRNSNGLLFLGFFLNCAGIVINRFAMTVEALAIPVMPFDQWAVYIPTWAEWAPCIAMLAYGAVIVSLSYRYLPIFPREKELNP; encoded by the coding sequence ATGGATAAGGCATTGATTCCGGAAGGTGTGAAGCGTTGCCCTCTACCGGTCTTTGGCCTGTGGATGCTCTTTTTGTCGGCCGTCATCGCCTGGGGCATCTACGCCGGTTACACCGTGCTCTTCAAGGGTTTAAACGTCACCGGTCTCAACAACTACTTCGGGTTTGGGCTCTACATTACGGTCGACCTCGGCATCATCGCCCTAGGTGCGGGAGCCTTCTTTTCGGGTTTTATGTATTACGGGCTGTCTCGATTCTTTCCTCGGCTCAAGGAGCTCCATAAGATCATCAATTTGGCGGTCATCGTAGGCTTTTGTTGTTACACAGGCGCCTTGTTGGTGCTTTTGTTGGAAATCGGGCAGCCGTTGCGAGGTTGGTTCGGGTATTGGCATGCCAATGTGCATTCCATGCTTACAGAAGTCATCTTCTGCATTTCTTGTTACGCCATTGTGCTTGTCATCGAATTTGTGCCCATCATTTTGGAAAACCGCAAGCTGGACGCTATCAAGCCCCTTCACATTTTCGGACATAACCTGCATGAAATCATGGCCGTCTTCGCCATGACGGGCACCTTTTTGAGCTTTTTCCATCAAGGATCTCTAGGTGGTGTGCCCGGTGTGATGTTCGGTCGGCCTTTTGCGTACCGCACCGGCTTTTTTATCTGGCCTTGGACCTTCTTTCTGTTCACTCTCTCGGCCATGGCGTGCGGACCTGCTTTTACGGCCATCATTTGCCGTATCATAGAAAAGGTGAGCCGTAAGACACTGGTAGATCGCAGTGTCTATGAACTTATCGCCAAGATCACAGGGAGTCTGCTTTTGATCTACCTCATCTTCAAGAGCCTGGACACGCTGTATTGGGCTCTGGATACGGCCCCTGGTTTCGGCTTGAAGCTCAGCGACTTCTACCGAGCTCCCTATGGCATGTGGCTCCTTTTTGCGGAACTTGGGGTGTGTGGTGTCCTACCCATCATCCTATTGCTCACGCCTCAGACTCGAAATTCCAACGGGCTGCTCTTTCTAGGCTTTTTCCTCAACTGTGCAGGCATTGTCATCAACCGTTTTGCCATGACCGTGGAAGCCTTAGCCATTCCCGTGATGCCTTTTGATCAGTGGGCCGTCTATATTCCCACGTGGGCCGAATGGGCTCCGTGCATCGCCATGCTGGCCTACGGGGCTGTGATCGTGTCCTTGTCGTATCGGTACCTGCCCATTTTCCCAAGAGAAAAGGAGTTAAACCCCTAG
- the nadB gene encoding L-aspartate oxidase has protein sequence MEHRFDFLVIGSGIAGLTFALKVAQKATVAIVTKKDKLETSTNYAQGGIASALGPDDSFQLHIEDTLKSGDGLSKPEVVELVVRSAPERIQELASMGVPFTRGQSPNGLFDLGREGGHSRNRIVHAEDMTGQAIERVLVEAVESHPNVSIFENHLALDLIIDHQAIRAGSVTVQQKQCCWGAFVLDAMSGEIHIFTAHATLLCTGGAGKVYLYTSNPDVATGDGLAMAYRAGAALANLEFVQFHPTCLYHPHAKNFLISEAVRGEGGRLIDKRGRAFMEKYHPLKDLAFRDVVARAIDTEMKRTGDDCVYLDITHRDADFLKQRFPNIYKKCLSLGIDITKDPIPVVPAAHYMCGGIVTDIWGRTSIENLYAIGECACTGLHGANRLASNSLLEAAVFSHRAAVHCSENLPRWQKRSYPHVPEVTIETSAGDGSQSEMILISHNWDVIRRLMWNYVGIVRTDKRLHLAGLHIAQVRMEIKEHLPHIPLHPDLVELQNLALVAELIVRCAITRKESRGLHYNVDHPQKDDLRWRKDTVLTRWKEPTLPAMNLTRLDPDVP, from the coding sequence ATGGAACATCGTTTCGATTTTCTTGTCATCGGAAGCGGGATTGCGGGTCTGACTTTCGCTCTGAAGGTGGCTCAAAAGGCCACGGTGGCCATCGTCACCAAGAAAGACAAGCTGGAGACCAGCACCAATTACGCTCAGGGAGGCATCGCTTCCGCTCTAGGTCCTGATGATTCCTTTCAGTTGCACATCGAAGATACGTTGAAGTCCGGAGACGGTTTGAGCAAGCCCGAGGTGGTGGAACTGGTGGTGCGGTCGGCTCCGGAACGTATTCAGGAACTGGCCTCCATGGGTGTGCCTTTTACACGTGGTCAAAGCCCCAACGGCCTCTTTGACTTGGGAAGGGAAGGGGGACACAGCCGAAACCGAATCGTTCATGCCGAAGACATGACCGGGCAGGCCATTGAACGGGTTCTGGTGGAGGCGGTGGAGTCGCACCCCAATGTGTCCATCTTTGAAAATCATCTGGCCCTGGATCTAATCATCGATCATCAAGCCATTCGAGCGGGATCCGTCACGGTGCAGCAGAAGCAGTGTTGTTGGGGGGCTTTCGTTCTGGATGCCATGAGCGGCGAGATTCATATATTTACGGCCCATGCCACCTTGCTGTGCACGGGGGGGGCGGGGAAGGTGTACCTCTACACGAGCAATCCCGATGTGGCCACGGGAGATGGTTTGGCCATGGCGTATCGGGCCGGAGCGGCTCTGGCGAACCTGGAATTCGTCCAATTTCATCCCACATGCCTGTATCATCCCCATGCGAAAAATTTTCTTATCTCGGAAGCCGTGCGCGGTGAAGGCGGGCGCCTCATCGATAAACGCGGCCGAGCCTTCATGGAAAAGTATCATCCGCTTAAAGATTTGGCTTTTCGAGATGTGGTGGCTCGAGCCATCGATACGGAAATGAAAAGGACCGGAGACGATTGCGTGTATCTGGACATCACGCATCGGGACGCCGACTTTCTGAAACAGAGGTTTCCCAACATTTACAAGAAATGCCTCAGCTTAGGCATCGATATCACCAAGGATCCCATTCCCGTGGTTCCGGCGGCGCACTACATGTGCGGAGGCATCGTCACGGATATTTGGGGCCGAACATCCATTGAAAATCTTTACGCCATCGGAGAATGCGCCTGCACGGGCTTGCACGGCGCCAACCGCCTTGCCAGCAATTCCCTGCTGGAAGCGGCCGTGTTTTCGCACCGTGCCGCTGTTCACTGCAGTGAAAACCTGCCTCGTTGGCAAAAAAGATCTTACCCTCATGTGCCTGAAGTGACCATCGAAACCTCTGCCGGAGACGGATCCCAAAGCGAAATGATTCTCATTTCACACAACTGGGATGTGATCCGCCGACTCATGTGGAATTACGTAGGCATTGTGCGTACCGATAAGAGGCTGCATCTGGCGGGTCTTCATATCGCGCAGGTGCGCATGGAAATCAAAGAACATCTCCCTCATATTCCTCTGCACCCCGACCTCGTGGAACTGCAAAACTTAGCCCTGGTGGCGGAACTCATCGTTCGTTGTGCCATCACGCGCAAGGAGAGCCGCGGTCTGCATTACAATGTCGATCATCCTCAAAAGGACGATCTGCGTTGGCGAAAGGATACGGTGCTTACCCGTTGGAAAGAACCCACCTTGCCGGCCATGAACCTGACACGCCTGGATCCAGACGTGCCGTGA